One genomic window of Cupriavidus malaysiensis includes the following:
- a CDS encoding DOPA 4,5-dioxygenase family protein produces MHDEVRSNGNPGPDPAGAIADWHAHVYFDAASRDAALALRAGLDAAFGARIALGRVHDRPVGPHPCWSYQIAFAPDVLGGLVAWLALHHGALDVLLHPNTGDALRDHRDRALWFGHSHDLALQAVGG; encoded by the coding sequence ATGCATGACGAAGTCCGGTCCAACGGCAATCCGGGCCCCGACCCGGCCGGCGCCATTGCCGACTGGCATGCCCACGTCTATTTCGACGCCGCCAGCCGCGACGCGGCACTGGCGCTGCGCGCCGGCCTCGATGCGGCGTTCGGCGCGCGTATCGCGCTCGGCCGCGTGCACGATCGTCCGGTCGGGCCGCATCCTTGCTGGAGCTACCAGATCGCCTTCGCGCCGGACGTGCTGGGCGGGCTGGTGGCGTGGCTGGCGCTCCACCACGGCGCGCTGGACGTGCTGCTGCACCCGAATACCGGCGACGCGCTGCGCGACCATCGCGACCGTGCGCTGTGGTTCGGGCACAGCCACGACCTGGCGCTGCAGGCAGTCGGTGGGTAA
- a CDS encoding glutathione binding-like protein → MSDLSAFPITQKWPAAHPDRIQLYSLPTPNGVKVSIMLEETGLPYEPHLVRFDSQDQMSPAFLSLNPNNKIPAILDPHGPGGKPLALFESGAILIYLADKAGRLLPQEPAARYETIQWLMFQMAGIGPMFGQVGFFHKFAGRDFEDKRPRDRYVAEARRLLGVLEERLAGRDWIMGDDYTIADIATFPWVRNLVGFYEAGELVGFADFPNVARVLAAFVARPAVARGLEIPKRA, encoded by the coding sequence ATGTCCGACCTGTCCGCCTTCCCCATCACGCAGAAATGGCCCGCCGCGCATCCGGACCGCATCCAGCTGTACTCGCTGCCGACGCCCAACGGCGTCAAGGTGTCGATCATGCTGGAGGAGACCGGCCTGCCCTACGAGCCCCACCTGGTGCGCTTCGACAGCCAGGACCAGATGTCGCCCGCCTTCCTGTCGCTCAACCCGAACAACAAGATACCCGCCATCCTCGATCCCCACGGCCCCGGCGGCAAGCCGCTCGCGCTGTTCGAATCCGGTGCCATCCTGATCTACCTCGCCGACAAGGCAGGCCGGCTGCTGCCGCAGGAACCGGCGGCACGCTACGAGACCATCCAGTGGCTGATGTTCCAGATGGCCGGCATCGGGCCGATGTTCGGCCAGGTGGGCTTTTTCCACAAGTTCGCCGGCCGCGACTTCGAGGACAAGCGCCCGCGCGACCGCTACGTGGCGGAAGCGCGCCGCCTGCTGGGCGTGCTGGAGGAACGGCTGGCGGGGCGTGACTGGATCATGGGCGACGACTACACCATCGCCGATATCGCCACCTTCCCGTGGGTGCGCAACCTGGTGGGCTTCTACGAAGCGGGCGAGCTGGTGGGCTTCGCCGACTTCCCCAACGTCGCGCGCGTGCTGGCCGCCTTCGTGGCGCGGCCGGCGGTGGCACGCGGGCTGGAGATCCCCAAGCGGGCCTGA
- a CDS encoding putative bifunctional diguanylate cyclase/phosphodiesterase, translating to MIGIDVPLSVLLSLTVASLACYAALELAGSVRGAGTRRAGWATWVRLPSRRLAIALLLGGTVTGAWHLGWPMLRALPGRIGLDARWLVTAAAVACPLALAGMLLLGRRARRLTRALQQARLQLQYLGTHDMLTGLPNRQQLAEQIAIRLASRIGQAIEARTGAGHAATLFVLGLDNFRAINDSLGHAVGDDVLKACAQRLREMAHEGDVVARLGGDQFGVLMHSRPGRLEAAAIATALRQVLGRYALVHDVRVRVSASVGIALCPSDGRDAESLLLAADAAMQYAKRAGRNTHRFFEVGMHADAARTLTLQRDLQRALDEGHLSLVFQPKYRIAGRALAGAEALIRWNHPELGNVPPPEFIPIAERSGQIIQVGEWVIREVCRWIRDWDSEALPPVQISINLSAAQFEVPDLAGRVDTIVRAAGVRPQRLMFEITESVAMQNAERAAETIRAFHAHGFELAIDDFGTGYSSLAYLQRFKVRQIKVDRYFTQELDEHETEGKALLSAIVTLSHALQMEVVAEGVETGSQLDTLTSVGCDEVQGFLLSRPLSVAAFRQHLRERHGAAHAAGATDVTDVGRMQGRAAAAAPAPQPS from the coding sequence ATGATCGGCATTGATGTTCCGTTGTCGGTCCTGTTGTCGCTGACCGTGGCCTCGCTGGCATGCTACGCGGCGCTCGAGCTTGCCGGCAGCGTCCGCGGTGCCGGCACCAGGCGGGCGGGGTGGGCGACATGGGTCCGCCTGCCGTCGCGCCGGCTGGCCATCGCCTTGCTGCTGGGCGGCACCGTGACCGGCGCCTGGCACCTGGGTTGGCCGATGCTGCGCGCGCTGCCGGGCCGGATCGGCCTGGATGCGCGCTGGCTGGTCACGGCCGCGGCCGTCGCCTGCCCGCTGGCGCTGGCCGGTATGCTGCTGCTGGGGCGGCGCGCCAGGCGGCTGACGCGCGCGCTGCAGCAAGCCCGCCTGCAGCTGCAGTACCTGGGGACGCACGATATGCTGACCGGCCTGCCCAACCGCCAGCAACTGGCCGAACAGATCGCGATCCGCCTGGCCAGCCGCATCGGCCAGGCCATCGAGGCGCGCACCGGCGCCGGGCACGCCGCCACGCTGTTCGTGCTGGGCCTGGATAATTTCCGCGCCATCAACGATTCGCTGGGGCACGCGGTCGGCGACGACGTACTCAAGGCCTGCGCGCAGCGCTTGCGCGAGATGGCGCACGAGGGCGACGTGGTGGCGCGCCTGGGCGGCGACCAGTTCGGCGTGCTGATGCATTCGCGGCCCGGCCGCCTCGAGGCCGCCGCGATCGCCACGGCGCTGCGCCAGGTGCTCGGCCGCTACGCGCTGGTGCACGATGTGCGCGTGCGGGTCAGCGCCAGCGTGGGCATCGCCCTGTGCCCGTCCGACGGGCGCGATGCCGAATCGCTGCTGCTGGCCGCCGATGCCGCCATGCAGTATGCCAAGCGCGCCGGCCGCAACACGCACCGCTTCTTCGAGGTCGGCATGCATGCCGACGCGGCGCGCACCCTGACGCTGCAGCGCGATCTGCAGCGGGCCCTGGACGAGGGGCACCTCAGCCTGGTGTTCCAGCCCAAGTACCGCATCGCCGGCCGCGCGCTGGCGGGCGCCGAGGCGCTGATCCGCTGGAACCACCCCGAGCTGGGCAACGTGCCGCCGCCGGAATTCATCCCGATCGCCGAACGTTCCGGGCAGATCATCCAGGTGGGAGAGTGGGTGATCCGGGAGGTCTGCCGCTGGATCCGCGACTGGGACAGCGAAGCCCTGCCGCCGGTGCAGATTTCCATCAACCTGTCGGCGGCGCAGTTCGAGGTGCCGGACCTGGCCGGGCGCGTCGACACCATCGTGCGCGCGGCGGGCGTGCGGCCGCAGCGCCTGATGTTCGAGATCACCGAATCGGTGGCGATGCAGAACGCCGAACGTGCCGCCGAGACCATCCGCGCCTTCCACGCGCACGGCTTCGAACTGGCCATCGACGATTTCGGCACCGGCTACTCGAGCCTGGCCTACCTGCAGCGTTTCAAGGTACGCCAGATCAAGGTCGATCGTTACTTCACGCAGGAACTCGATGAGCACGAGACGGAGGGCAAGGCGCTGCTGTCGGCCATCGTCACGCTGTCGCACGCCCTGCAGATGGAGGTGGTGGCCGAAGGCGTCGAGACCGGCAGCCAGCTCGATACGCTGACCAGCGTCGGCTGCGACGAGGTGCAGGGCTTCCTGCTGTCGCGGCCCTTGTCCGTGGCCGCCTTCCGCCAGCATCTCAGGGAGCGCCACGGCGCGGCCCACGCGGCCGGCGCCACCGACGTCACCGACGTGGGCCGGATGCAGGGGCGGGCGGCCGCCGCCGCGCCGGCACCGCAGCCGTCCTGA
- a CDS encoding gamma-glutamyltransferase family protein, protein MTRRHLAPAFAAIATAQLLLAACGHVPPARAPAAGTPPGVEAGCRVPGERGIVVGAGQPGDTTLPEPASGYRTGLQPAFARRYMVSTSNALASAAGCAVLARGGSAADAAVAVQAVLGLTVPEATGLGAGGLLLYYDAGRKTVQAYDGRETAPAAATGDYLRYIDAASERQAPLPSARASGRAIGTPGLPRLLEAVQRDHGRLAWRDLFGDAITLSTNGFPIGGRLADAIALNAASLKRDRAAAAYFLHADGSPKALGTRLANPAYADTLQRLAEQGADAFYTGSIAQDIVASIATTRAADGSPITPGKTTLADLAGYQAKRREPVCTTYREYWVCGMPPPSSGGITVASALGILEHFDLARYKPAAIDGEGGHPSVTGVHLVSEAERLAYADRDKYVADTDFVPLPGGTWDTLLNQRYLQGRARLIDLRASMRTASPGKLGTVPLGVDPALAEHGTSHFSIVDGDGNVLTATTTVESSMGSFHMTRGFLLNNQLTDFSADPADPAGTPYANRLAPGKRPRSSMAPTLVFRKAADGSRGDFLMATGSPGGGAIPQYVVKTLVGMLDWGLDAQQAAGLVDFGAFNSPITTLGGEHPYIDTADGGNRDALITGLRALGHTVGTAAQPSGVNTILRVRRDGVPVLQGGTDPRREGVVLGDTIRP, encoded by the coding sequence ATGACAAGACGACACCTCGCGCCCGCGTTCGCCGCCATCGCCACGGCCCAGCTGCTGCTGGCCGCGTGCGGCCACGTTCCGCCAGCGCGGGCGCCGGCCGCCGGCACGCCGCCCGGGGTCGAGGCCGGCTGCCGCGTGCCAGGCGAGCGCGGTATCGTGGTCGGCGCCGGCCAGCCGGGCGATACCACGCTGCCGGAGCCGGCTTCCGGCTACCGCACCGGACTGCAGCCGGCCTTTGCCCGGCGCTATATGGTGTCGACCTCGAACGCGCTGGCCAGCGCCGCCGGTTGCGCGGTGCTCGCGCGCGGCGGTAGCGCGGCCGACGCGGCGGTCGCCGTGCAGGCGGTCCTGGGCCTGACCGTGCCCGAGGCTACCGGCCTCGGCGCGGGCGGGCTGCTGCTCTACTACGACGCGGGCAGGAAGACCGTGCAGGCCTACGACGGACGCGAGACCGCGCCCGCTGCCGCCACCGGCGACTACCTGCGCTATATCGACGCCGCCAGCGAACGCCAGGCGCCCCTGCCCAGCGCGCGCGCCAGCGGCCGCGCGATCGGCACCCCCGGCCTGCCGCGCCTGCTGGAGGCAGTGCAGCGGGACCACGGCAGGCTGGCCTGGCGGGACCTGTTCGGCGACGCCATCACGCTGTCCACCAACGGCTTCCCCATCGGCGGCCGCCTGGCCGACGCCATCGCTCTCAACGCGGCCAGCCTCAAGCGCGATCGCGCCGCGGCGGCCTACTTTCTCCACGCCGACGGCTCGCCCAAGGCGCTCGGCACGCGGCTGGCCAATCCCGCCTATGCGGACACGCTGCAGCGGCTGGCGGAGCAGGGCGCCGACGCGTTCTACACCGGCAGCATCGCGCAGGACATCGTCGCCAGCATCGCCACCACGCGGGCCGCCGACGGCAGCCCGATCACGCCGGGCAAGACCACGCTGGCCGACCTGGCCGGCTACCAGGCCAAGCGTCGCGAGCCGGTGTGCACCACCTACCGCGAATACTGGGTCTGCGGCATGCCGCCGCCGTCGTCCGGCGGCATCACCGTGGCGTCGGCGCTCGGCATCCTGGAACACTTCGACCTGGCACGGTACAAGCCGGCCGCCATCGATGGCGAAGGCGGGCACCCGAGTGTGACGGGCGTGCACCTGGTCAGCGAGGCCGAGCGCCTGGCCTACGCCGACCGCGACAAGTACGTGGCCGACACCGATTTCGTCCCGCTGCCGGGCGGCACCTGGGACACGCTGCTGAACCAGCGCTACCTGCAGGGCCGCGCCCGCTTGATCGACCTGCGCGCCAGCATGCGGACCGCCAGCCCGGGCAAGCTGGGCACGGTGCCGCTCGGCGTCGACCCGGCGCTGGCCGAGCACGGCACCAGCCACTTCAGCATCGTCGACGGCGACGGCAACGTCCTGACCGCCACCACCACCGTCGAGAGCAGCATGGGGTCCTTCCACATGACCCGCGGCTTCCTGCTGAACAACCAGCTGACCGATTTCTCCGCCGACCCCGCCGACCCCGCCGGCACGCCCTACGCCAACCGGCTGGCCCCGGGCAAGCGTCCGCGCAGCTCGATGGCGCCGACCCTGGTCTTCCGCAAGGCGGCGGACGGTTCCCGCGGCGACTTCCTCATGGCCACCGGCTCGCCCGGCGGCGGCGCCATCCCGCAGTATGTGGTGAAGACCCTGGTGGGCATGCTCGACTGGGGCCTCGACGCCCAGCAGGCAGCCGGCCTGGTCGACTTCGGCGCCTTCAACTCGCCCATCACCACGCTGGGCGGCGAGCATCCGTATATCGACACGGCCGACGGCGGCAACCGCGACGCGCTGATCACCGGCCTGCGCGCGCTGGGCCACACCGTCGGCACCGCCGCGCAGCCGAGCGGCGTCAACACCATCCTGCGCGTGCGGCGCGACGGCGTGCCGGTCCTGCAAGGCGGCACCGATCCGCGCCGCGAAGGCGTGGTGCTGGGCGACACCATCCGGCCCTGA